From the Calonectris borealis chromosome 4, bCalBor7.hap1.2, whole genome shotgun sequence genome, one window contains:
- the LOC142082142 gene encoding placenta-specific gene 8 protein-like isoform X1 yields MAVSTVVTIQPQTAPAASRSIWQTGLMDCCTDCSVCCCGMFCFPCLACQVAGDMNECCLCGTTVAMRTLYRTRYNIPGSICSDFCITMWCPVCSVCQIKRDINRRREMGIFW; encoded by the exons ATGGCTGTCTCGACCGTCGTGACGATCCAGCCGCAGACAGCTCCCGCTGCCTCGAGGAGCATATGGCAGACAGGGCTGATGGACTGCTGCACCGACTGCAGCGTCT GCTGCTGCGGGATGTTCTGCTTCCCCTGCCTCGCCTGCCAAGTGGCCGGGGACATGAACGAGTGCTGCCTGTGCGGGACCACCGTGGCCATGAGGACCCTCTACCGTACCAGATACAACATCCCG GGGTCCATTTGCTCTGACTTCTGTATCACCATGTGGTGCCCTGTGTGCTCCGTTTGCCAAATTAAGAGAGACATCAACCGGAGGAGGGAGATGGGCATATTCTGGTAA
- the LOC142082142 gene encoding placenta-specific gene 8 protein-like isoform X2: MAVSTVVTIQPQTAPAASRSIWQTGLMDCCTDCSVCCCGMFCFPCLACQVAGDMNECCLCGTTVAMRTLYRTRYNIPGSICSDFCITMWCPVCSVCQIKRDINRRREMGIF; encoded by the exons ATGGCTGTCTCGACCGTCGTGACGATCCAGCCGCAGACAGCTCCCGCTGCCTCGAGGAGCATATGGCAGACAGGGCTGATGGACTGCTGCACCGACTGCAGCGTCT GCTGCTGCGGGATGTTCTGCTTCCCCTGCCTCGCCTGCCAAGTGGCCGGGGACATGAACGAGTGCTGCCTGTGCGGGACCACCGTGGCCATGAGGACCCTCTACCGTACCAGATACAACATCCCG GGGTCCATTTGCTCTGACTTCTGTATCACCATGTGGTGCCCTGTGTGCTCCGTTTGCCAAATTAAGAGAGACATCAACCGGAGGAGGGAGATGGGCATATTCTG A